In the genome of Labrus mixtus chromosome 21, fLabMix1.1, whole genome shotgun sequence, one region contains:
- the scn4aa gene encoding sodium channel protein type 4 subunit alpha A, translating into MASLLPPPGIAVFRRFTQESLAEIERLKEERKKATEVEGHEGEESLAPHPDLEAGKSLPLIYGDPPPEMLNTPLEDLDSFYKAQSTFIVISKGNTIFRFNAEPACYILSPFSLVRRGAIKILIHSLFSMFIMITILANCVFMTMSNPPAWSKTVEYVFTGIYTVEATVKVLSRGFCVGSFTFLRDPWNWLDFMVISMAYVTEFVDLGNVSALRTFRVLRALKTITVIPGLKTIVGALIQSVKKMVDVMILTVFALAVFALVGLQLFMGNLRQKCIRWPIDDFLNITDTFNDTASFNNTMGFNDTTYSNSTFNFIEYIENSDNHYYLEGSPDALLCGNSSDAGKCPEGYTCMKAGRNPNFGYTSFDSFGWAFLALFRLMTQDYWENLFQLVLRSAGKTYMLFFVVIIFLGSFYLINLILAVVAMAYDEQNEATQREAIEKEEEFQRLLLQLKNQEQAQVLGSRATLISKKSLSHHTVSELADDETSLEHEEVVKDCNGRLVPRLLIRAPTMDQSAAEYELREKSLGSVHSMLYLDQPGLTQRTASALTVLTAAAMEELEEAQRPCPPAWYKFADMFLKWDFCPQWVMFKKWVLFVVMDPFVDLGITICIVLNTLFMAMEHYPMTPEFDNMLSVGNLVFTGIFTAEMFFKLIAMDPYYYFQVGWNIFDSIIVTLSLVELGLANVQGLSVLRSFRLLRVFKLAKSWPTLNMLIKIIGNSVGALGNLTLVLAIIVFIFAVVGMQLFGKSYKDCVCKISTECELPRWHMNDFFHSFLIVFRILCGEWIETMWDCMEVAGAGMCLVVFMMVMVIGNLVVLNLFLALLLSSFSGDNLSTGDDDGEMNNLQIALGRITRGIDWFKAFIIRTILQTLGREPKVTDEPGEGLANDEEPKTEQIEMNHLDTGQNFKMADGICNSLVEGRPSGVIVDRELNLNVPIALGESDFENLGDDDEDEDEDEDDADNANDSVKSSDKFSQHDRNIEDKNSMLGDVKLKGALNDGDSSVCSTVDYQPPEPEPEEVEEEEPDPVEPEACFTDDCVRRWPCLTVDITQGRGKKWWNLRRTCFTIVEHDWFETFIIFMILLSSGALAFEDIHIERRRTIKIILEFADKVFTYIFIIEMLLKWVAYGFKTYFTNAWCWLDFFIVDISLISLFANWMGYSDLGPIKSLRTLRALRPLRALSRFEGMRVVVNALVGAIPSIFNVLLVCLIFWLIFSIMGVNLFAGKFYRCINTTTEELFPMDVVNNMSDCLALKETTQEARWVNVKVNYDNVGKGYLSLLQVATFKGWMDIMYAAVDSREVKEQPSYEINLYMYIYFVIFIIFGSFFTLNLFIGVIIDNFNQQKKKFGDKDLFMTEEQKKYYDAMKKLGSKKPQKPIPRPTNLIQGMVFDFISQQFFDIFIMVLICLNMVTMMVETDNQSAEKEDFLFKVNVSFIVVFTGECVLKLFALRQYFFTNGWNVFDFVVVILSIAGTMLSDIIEKYFVSPTLFRVIRLARIGRILRLIKGAKGIRTLLFALMMSLPALFNIGLLLFLIMFIFSIFGMSNFAYVKKESGIDDIFNFETFGGSIICLFEITTSAGWDGLLLPMLNKEPPDCDPDFENPGTDVRGNCGNPGMSMIFFCGYIIVSFLVVVNMYIAIILENFNVAQEESGDALCEDDFEMFNETWEKFDIDGTMFIEYSQLSDFCDTLQEPLRVAKPNLFRLIEMDLPLVIGDRIHCLDVLLAVTQMVLGDTVEMAAMRESIEAKFVLNNPTSDSFAPITTTVRHKEEQNAAVVIQRVYRNHLLKRCLRHAAFMNRCKRKGRSNEGEEPPEKVGMLARRMGVLYGSNVDLAEEMDQVALETLANQQPTDQETTHYTDDGSASDPLEPNIIVVPVEITNEVLLHSAPNQHLFALHANLRESIV; encoded by the exons CGCTTGCTACATTCTGAGCCCCTTTAGTTTGGTTAGAAGAGGAGCCATTAAAATTCTCATACATTC attatttagCATGTTCATCATGATAACGATTCTAGCGAATTGTGTATTCATGACGATGAGCAATCCACCAGCATGGAGTAAAACTGTTGA GTATGTTTTCACTGGTATCTATACCGTTGAAGCAACAGTCAAAGTGTTGTCAAGAGGATTTTGTGTTGGATCTTTTACATTCCTTCGAGATCCATGGAATTGGCTGGATTTCATGGTGATCAGCATGGC ATATGTCACTGAGTTTGTTGACCTTGGAAATGTGTCAGCCCTCAGGACATTTCGTGTACTTCGAGCCCTTAAAACAATTACTGTGATTCCTG GTTTGAAAACCATCGTGGGCGCTTTGATCCAGTCAGTGAAGAAAATGGTGGATGTCATGATTTTAACTGTCTTTGCCCTCGCCGTGTTTGCTCTTGTTGGCCTTCAACTTTTTATGGGAAACCTTCGTCAGAAATGTATACGATGGCCCATAGATGACTTCTTAAACATCACTGACACATTTAATGACACTGCGTCCTTCAACAACACAATGGGTTTCAATGATACAACGTATTCCAACAGTACCTTCAATTTCATAGAATACATTGAAAACTCAG ATAATCACTATTACTTGGAAGGCAGCCCCGATGCTCTACTTTGTGGAAACAGCTCTGACGCTGG AAAGTGCCCAGAAGGATACACATGCATGAAGGCTGGGAGGAACCCCAACTTTGGCTACACCAGTTTTGACTCTTTTGGCTGGGCCTTCCTGGCCCTCTTCAGACTGATGACCCAAGACTACTGGGAGAACCTGTTCCAGCTG GTCCTGCGGTCAGCTGGCAAGACATACATGCTGTTCTTTGTTGTGATCATCTTTCTGGGCTCCTTCTACCTCATCAATCTCATCCTGGCTGTGGTAGCCATGGCTTATGATGAACAGAATGAGGCAACTCAGCGAGAGGCcatagagaaagaagaagagttcCAGAGGCTACTGCTGCAACTCAAGAATCAGGAACAG GCTCAAGTTCTTGGGAGTCGAGCCACACTAATCAGTAAAAAGTCACTTAGTCATCACACTGTATCTGAGTTGGCAGATGATGAAACAAGCCTTGAACATGAAGAAGTCGTCAAGGACTGTAATGGAAGACTTGTTCCCCGTCTGCTTATAAGAGCACCAACCATGGACCAG TCTGCTGCAGAGTATGAACTAAGAGAGAAGTCATTGGGCTCTGTGCACAGCATGCTTTATCTGGATCAACCAGGCCTGACACAGAGAACTGCAAGTGCTCTGACTGTGCTTACAGCAGCTGCTATGGAAG AGTTGGAGGAGGCTCAGAGGCCGTGCCCACCTGCCTGGTACAAGTTTGCCGACATGTTCCTAAAGTGGGATTTCTGCCCGCAGTGGGTGATGTTTAAAAAGTGGGTGCTGTTTGTGGTCATGGACCCTTTTGTGGATTTGGGCATCACCATCTGCATCGTGCTCAACACGCTCTTCATGGCCATGGAGCACTACCCCATGACCCCAGAGTTTGACAACATGCTCTCAGTTGGGAATTTG GTTTTCACTGGGATcttcacagcagaaatgttCTTCAAGCTTATTGCCATGGACCCCTACTACTACTTTCAGGTTGGCTGGAACATTTTTGACAGCATTATTGTCACTCTCAGCCTGGTGGAGTTGGGGCTGGCAAATGTCCAGGGCCTTTCAGTCCTCAGGTCTTTCCGTCTG CTTAGAGTCTTCAAACTAGCAAAGTCCTGGCCAACGCTCAACATGTTGATCAAGATCATTGGCAACTCAGTGGGAGCTTTAGGAAACCTGACGTTAGTGCTGGCCATCATCGTCTTTATCTTTGCCGTGGTGGGTATGCAACTCTTTGGCAAGAGCTATAAGGACTGCGTGTGCAAGATATCCACGGAGTGCGAGCTGCCACGCTGGCACATGAACGACTTCTTCCACTCGTTCCTCATCGTCTTCCGCATCCTGTGTGGGGAGTGGATTGAGACTATGTGGGACTGCATGGAGGTGGCTGGAGCTGGGATGTGTTTAGTTGTCTTCATGATGGTCATGGTCATTGGAAATCTTGTG GTGTTGAACCTCTTCCTGGCCTTGTTGCTCAGCTCGTTCAGTGGAGACAACCTCTCAACAGGGGACGATGATGGAGAGATGAACAATCTCCAGATCGCTCTAGGCAGGATCACACGTGGCATCGACTGGTTCAAAGCGTTTATCATTCGAACAATTCTGCAGACTCTTGGCAGAGAGCCCAAGGTCACCGATGAGCCTGGTGAAGGCCTGGCAAATGACGAGGAGCCTAAAACAGAGCAAATTGAAATGAACCACTTGGACACTGGTCAGAATTTCAAAATGGCAGATGGGATTTGTAATAGTTTGGTTGAAGGCCGGCCTTCTGGAGTTATTGTGGACAGAGAGCTGAATCTCAATGTTCCAATCGCCCTGGGAGAGTCAGACTTTGAAAACCTTGGTGACGacgatgaggatgaggatgaggatgaagatgatgcTGACAATGCTAATGACTCAGTGAAGTCATCTGACAAATTTAGCCAACACGATAGA aACATAGAAGATAAAAACAGTATGCTGGGAGATGTCAAA CTCAAGGGTGCTTTAAATGATGGGGATTCTTCAGTGTGTAGCACAGTGGACTATCAGCCACCTGAGCCTGAACCagaagaagtggaggaagaagagccAGACCCCGTGGAGCCAGAGGCCTGCTTCACTGACg ACTGTGTGAGGCGCTGGCCATGTCTGACTGTAGACATCACCCAAGGTCGAGGCAAGAAGTGGTGGAACCTTCGTAGGACTTGCTTCACTATTGTGGAGCATGACTGGTTTGAAACCTTCATTATCTTTATGATCCTTCTCAGCAGTGGAGCTCTG GCCTTTGAAGACATACACATTGAAAGACGTCGAACCATTAAAATTATTCTGGAGTTTGCTGACAAAGTCTTCACCTACATCTTCATCATTGAGATGCTCCTTAAATGGGTGGCATACGGCTTCAAGACCTATTTCACCAATGCTTGGTGTTGGTTGGATTTCTTCATTGTAGAT ATTTCCCTGATTAGTTTATTTGCCAACTGGATGGGCTACTCTGACCTAGGACCAATCAAATCCCTCAGAACTCTCAGGGCACTAAGACCTCTTCGAGCGCTGTCAAGATTTGAGGGGATGAGG GTGGTGGTGAACGCTCTTGTAGGAGCAATTCCCTCCATCTTCAACGTATTGCTGGTTTGTCTTATATTCTGGCTCATCTTCAGCATCATGGGAGTTAACCTGTTTGCCGGGAAGTTCTACCGCTGCATCAACACCACCACGGAGGAGCTTTTCCCCATGGATGTGGTCAACAACATGAGCGACTGCCTTGCTCTCAAGGAAACCACACAGGAGGCGCGCTGGGTCAATGTCAAAGTAAATTATGACAATGTGGGAAAAGGCTACCTGTCCCTACTTCAAGTG GCAACCTTCAAAGGTTGGATGGACATCATGTATGCTGCTGTTGACTCAAGAGAG GTAAAGGAGCAACCTTCTTATGAGATCAACCTCTACATGTACATTTACTTTGTGATTTTTATCATCTTTGGCTCTTTCTTCACACTCAACCTCTTCATTGGTGTCATTATTGACAATTTCaaccaacaaaagaaaaag tttGGAGATAAAGACCTCTTTATGACTGAGGAACAAAAGAAGTACTATGATGCCATGAAGAAACTTGGTTCCAAGAAGCCGCAAAAGCCGATTCCCCGTCCAACT AACCTAATCCAGGGAATGGTGTTTGACTTCATCAGTCAGCAGTTCTTTGACATCTTCATCATGGTGCTAATCTGCCTCAACATGGTGACCATGATGGTGGAGACGGATAACCAAAGTGCAGAGAAGGAAGATTTCCTCTTTAAAGTAAACGTGTCTTTCATCGTTGTGTTCACTGGAGAGTGTGTGCTAAAGCTCTTTGCTCTACGACAATACTTTTTCACCAATGGATGGAACGTTTTTGATTTTGTCGTGGTCATATTGTCCATAGCTG GTACAATGCTCTCAGACATAATCGAGAAGTACTTTGTTTCCCCGACTCTGTTCAGAGTGATCAGACTGGCGAGGATAGGAAGGATTCTCCGTCTTATTAAAGGAGCTAAGGGTATTCGGACGCTTCTCTTcgctctgatgatgtcacttcctgcctTGTTCAATATTGGTCTACTTCTCTTCCTCATtatgttcattttctccatctttGGCATGTCAAACTTTGCTTATGTCAAAAAGGAGTCTGGAATCGAtgatatatttaattttgagACATTTGGTGGAAGCATTATCTGCTTGTTTGAGATCACAACATCCGCCGGATGGGATGGACTCTTGCTTCCAATGCTGAACAAGGAGCCTCCAGACTGTGATCCGGACTTTGAGAACCCTGGCACGGACGTTAGGGGTAACTGTGGCAACCCAGGCATGAGCATGATATTCTTCTGCGGTTACATCATCGTCTCATTCTTAGTGGTGGTCAACATGTACATCGCCATCATCTTAGAGAACTTCAATGTAGCACAAGAAGAgagtggagatgctctctgtgAGGATGACTTTGAAATGTTCAATGAGACTTGGGAGAAGTTTGACATAGATGGAACTATGTTTATTGAGTATAGCCAGCTCTCAGACTTTTGTGATACCTTGCAGGAGCCGCTAAGAGTAGCCAAACCAAACCTGTTCCGCCTGATTGAAATGGATCTGCCCCTGGTGATTGGGGACAGGATCCACTGCCTTGATGTCTTGTTGGCCGTCACACAGATGGTCTTGGGAGACACGGTGGAGATGGCAGCAATGCGGGAGAGCATTGAGGCTAAGTTCGTCTTGAACAACCCCACCTCAGACTCCTTTGCACCAATTACCACAACGGTGCGCCACAAAGAAGAGCAGAATGCTGCCGTGGTGATCCAGAGGGTTTACCGTAACCACCTGCTAAAACGCTGCTTACGCCATGCTGCTTTTATGAACCGCTGTAAAAGGAAGGGTAGAAGTAATGAAGGCGAAGAGCCACCGGAAAAAGTGGGGATGCTAGCACGAAGGATGGGAGTTCTCTACGGCAGCAATGTGGACCTTGCAGAGGAGATGGATCAGGTTGCTTTAGAAACTCTAGCAAACCAACAGCCTACTGATCAGGAGACGACACATTACACAGACGACGGGAGTGCTTCAGATCCCCTTGAGCCAAATATCATTGTTGTACCTGTCGAAATTACTAATGAGGTTCTATTACATTCGGCTCCCAACCAACACTTATTTGCTCTTCATGCAAACCTGAGAGAGTCAATTGTATAA